From Marinobacterium sp. LSUCC0821, a single genomic window includes:
- a CDS encoding peptide chain release factor 3 has product MSNALHAEVAKRRTFAIISHPDAGKTTITEKLLLLGQLIQVAGTVKGRGSDRHATSDWMSMEQERGISITSSVMQFPFRERIVNLLDTPGHEDFSEDTYRTLTAVDSALMVVDGAKGVEDRTIKLMEVCRLRDTPIFSFVNKLDREIRDPIELLDEIESVLKIEAAPINWPIGSGQRFKGVYNLYTDTIHLFTKGQGHLLAEQKTIEGLESDEAKTLLGAEYEDFCEEIELVRGATHEWSIDAYLAGTQTPVFFGTALGNFGVREMMHDFVDWAPAPSQRATETREVNADEEKFSGFIFKIQANMDPKHRDRIAFMRICSGKYTKGLKMRHSRIGKDVRIADAVTFVAGDREAVEEAWSGDIIGLHNHGTIQIGDTFTEGEELKFTGIPHFAPELFRRVRPIDPLKMKQLQKGLQQLSEEGAVQLFMPLRNNDLILGAVGQLQFDVVMYRLKDEYKVDCLYEPITVATARWVECNDAKMLNDFRKKAHDNLAEDGAGLLTYLAPTRVNLNLTEERWPDVEFRATREH; this is encoded by the coding sequence ATGTCAAACGCTCTGCATGCCGAAGTCGCTAAACGACGCACCTTCGCAATCATTTCGCACCCTGATGCGGGTAAAACTACTATCACCGAAAAGCTGTTACTTTTAGGTCAGTTGATTCAGGTGGCGGGTACCGTAAAAGGTCGTGGTAGCGATCGCCATGCAACGTCGGACTGGATGTCGATGGAGCAGGAGCGTGGTATTTCGATTACCTCTTCTGTGATGCAGTTCCCGTTCCGTGAACGTATCGTGAACCTGCTTGATACTCCGGGACACGAAGACTTCTCTGAAGATACCTACCGAACACTGACTGCGGTTGACTCTGCATTGATGGTGGTTGACGGCGCGAAGGGTGTCGAAGATCGCACAATCAAACTGATGGAAGTGTGTCGCCTTCGTGATACGCCTATCTTCTCGTTCGTGAACAAACTTGACCGTGAAATTCGTGACCCTATTGAGTTGTTGGATGAGATTGAGTCTGTCCTCAAGATTGAAGCTGCACCGATTAACTGGCCAATTGGTTCAGGTCAGCGTTTTAAAGGGGTCTACAACCTCTACACCGATACGATTCACCTCTTTACCAAAGGTCAGGGTCATCTACTTGCTGAACAGAAGACCATTGAAGGTCTCGAGAGCGACGAAGCGAAAACCCTGCTGGGTGCTGAGTATGAAGATTTCTGTGAAGAGATCGAGTTGGTGCGCGGGGCTACCCATGAGTGGAGCATTGATGCTTATCTAGCGGGTACACAGACGCCAGTATTCTTCGGTACAGCACTCGGTAACTTTGGTGTGCGCGAGATGATGCATGACTTTGTTGATTGGGCGCCAGCACCAAGCCAGCGTGCAACTGAGACTCGTGAAGTTAATGCTGATGAAGAGAAATTCTCAGGCTTTATCTTCAAAATTCAGGCCAACATGGATCCAAAACACCGTGACCGTATTGCCTTCATGCGTATCTGTTCTGGTAAATACACCAAGGGCTTGAAGATGCGTCATTCACGTATCGGCAAGGATGTGCGTATTGCCGATGCAGTGACCTTTGTTGCAGGTGATCGTGAGGCTGTTGAAGAGGCGTGGTCGGGCGATATTATTGGCCTGCACAACCATGGCACCATTCAGATTGGTGATACCTTTACCGAGGGTGAAGAGCTCAAATTCACAGGTATTCCCCACTTCGCGCCAGAGCTTTTCCGTCGTGTACGTCCAATCGACCCACTCAAAATGAAACAGCTTCAGAAAGGCCTGCAGCAATTGTCGGAAGAGGGTGCGGTGCAGCTCTTTATGCCATTGCGCAACAACGATCTGATTCTTGGCGCAGTCGGTCAGCTTCAGTTTGATGTGGTGATGTACCGTTTGAAAGATGAGTACAAGGTGGATTGTCTCTATGAGCCGATCACTGTTGCCACAGCGCGTTGGGTCGAGTGTAACGACGCTAAAATGCTCAATGACTTCCGTAAAAAAGCGCACGACAATCTTGCCGAAGATGGTGCTGGTCTTTTGACTTATTTGGCGCCAACTCGTGTAAATCTTAATTTGACCGAAGAGCGCTGGCCGGACGTTGAGTTCCGAGCAACTCGTGAGCACTAA
- a CDS encoding MalY/PatB family protein encodes MQKPDFDAEIHRTGTSSQKWDKYEGRDIIPMWVADSDFMSPEPVKKALIERIEHGIFGYTNTPDELNRLFIDRMARLYNWQVSEEELIWLPGLVTGLHLACRASKQNSVESISVATPTPIYPPFKSAPALSGCKVVTVPMREDAGRYVIDFSALEQVAEEIDLLLFCNPHNPGGTIYREDELKRLGELAIQYDFIICSDEIHCDLLLEPAAKHIPLASISPEIAARTITLMAPSKTWNIAGLGCSVAVIQNSDIRQRFQQIRKGIVPDVNLLGYTAAIAAYREGDEWNQQQCHYLKDNRDLTLERINSMPGLSLNSFEATYLAWIDCSKANLEDPHAFFEQAGVGLSPGRDFGDPNFVRMNLGCTRATLKAALDRMERALNNAQTQRGSPL; translated from the coding sequence ATGCAAAAGCCAGATTTTGATGCAGAGATCCACCGTACCGGCACCAGCAGTCAGAAATGGGACAAGTATGAAGGGCGCGATATCATTCCGATGTGGGTTGCAGACAGTGATTTCATGTCACCAGAGCCCGTTAAAAAAGCGCTGATCGAACGGATTGAACACGGCATCTTTGGCTACACCAATACCCCTGATGAGCTGAACAGGCTATTTATCGATCGTATGGCTCGTCTCTATAACTGGCAAGTTTCAGAAGAGGAGCTCATTTGGCTACCTGGGTTGGTGACTGGTCTGCATCTTGCTTGTCGTGCAAGTAAACAAAATTCAGTCGAAAGCATCTCAGTCGCGACCCCTACACCTATCTACCCACCCTTTAAGTCAGCCCCAGCGCTTTCAGGTTGTAAGGTTGTGACTGTGCCAATGAGGGAAGATGCCGGGCGTTACGTGATCGACTTTAGCGCGCTAGAACAGGTCGCAGAAGAGATAGACCTACTGCTCTTCTGCAATCCTCATAACCCTGGTGGCACGATCTATCGCGAAGATGAATTAAAGAGACTTGGCGAACTGGCTATTCAGTATGATTTTATAATCTGCTCAGACGAGATCCACTGTGACCTGCTGCTAGAACCAGCAGCTAAACACATTCCACTCGCCTCAATCTCACCGGAGATCGCAGCGCGCACCATCACACTGATGGCCCCTAGCAAAACATGGAATATTGCAGGCTTAGGCTGCTCGGTAGCTGTCATTCAAAACTCAGATATTCGCCAAAGGTTTCAGCAGATACGTAAAGGGATTGTGCCAGACGTAAACCTGCTTGGTTACACAGCAGCCATCGCTGCATATCGAGAAGGAGATGAGTGGAATCAGCAGCAGTGTCACTATCTTAAAGATAATAGAGATCTCACCCTAGAGCGTATCAATAGCATGCCCGGCCTCTCTCTTAACTCCTTTGAGGCGACTTACCTGGCTTGGATAGACTGCAGCAAAGCCAATCTCGAAGACCCGCACGCCTTTTTTGAGCAAGCAGGTGTCGGCCTCTCACCCGGCAGGGATTTTGGAGACCCCAATTTTGTAAGGATGAATTTGGGATGCACACGCGCAACGCTTAAAGCTGCACTGGATAGAATGGAACGGGCGCTTAACAACGCTCAAACCCAAAGGGGATCACCTCTTTGA
- the epmA gene encoding EF-P lysine aminoacylase EpmA: MNRNHWQPTAEILTLRERAKMLAQVRAFFAERGVMEVDTQCISKAAVSDPFIDSIEVSFQRHPAGDVEPHYLQSSPEYAMKRLLAFDSGPIYQLGKVFRNGEVGRYHNPEFTMLEWYRPRFSADQLMDEVQALVSAILGEQHWQRLTYRELFQQFVGVDPHAASIDDLKALLEPHFECAFTDARKDTWLELVMSHLIEPKLIEPTLVTDFPASQAALAEIKLDEFGVSVATRFELYAGGMELANGYQELRDPNEQANRMDADWAFRESAGMPLRPLETRLVSALESGIPQCAGVALGFDRLLMIKVGARDIKEVIPFGFERC; this comes from the coding sequence ATGAATCGTAATCATTGGCAGCCAACGGCTGAGATTTTGACGCTTAGAGAGCGTGCCAAGATGCTGGCGCAGGTGCGAGCTTTTTTTGCTGAGCGTGGCGTAATGGAGGTTGATACACAGTGCATCTCTAAAGCGGCTGTGAGTGACCCCTTTATCGATTCAATTGAGGTCTCATTCCAAAGGCACCCAGCAGGTGACGTTGAACCTCACTACCTACAAAGCTCGCCCGAGTATGCCATGAAGCGTCTGCTAGCCTTCGATAGTGGCCCCATCTACCAGTTGGGTAAGGTTTTTCGTAACGGTGAAGTAGGGCGGTACCACAACCCCGAATTCACTATGCTCGAGTGGTACCGTCCTCGGTTCAGTGCTGACCAGCTCATGGACGAGGTACAAGCGTTGGTGAGTGCTATTTTGGGTGAGCAACACTGGCAACGTCTTACCTACAGAGAGTTGTTTCAGCAGTTCGTGGGAGTCGATCCTCATGCAGCTAGCATTGACGACCTCAAAGCCCTGCTAGAGCCTCATTTTGAATGCGCCTTTACTGATGCGCGAAAAGATACTTGGTTGGAGCTGGTGATGTCCCATCTAATTGAACCCAAGTTGATTGAACCAACACTCGTCACTGACTTTCCGGCATCACAGGCGGCTTTAGCAGAGATAAAGCTGGATGAGTTTGGGGTGAGTGTTGCGACCCGTTTTGAGCTCTATGCTGGGGGTATGGAACTTGCAAACGGTTACCAGGAACTTCGAGACCCGAACGAACAAGCCAATCGTATGGATGCTGACTGGGCCTTTCGTGAATCAGCAGGCATGCCACTTCGTCCACTTGAGACCCGTTTAGTATCAGCACTCGAAAGTGGCATCCCTCAGTGTGCTGGGGTCGCCCTAGGTTTTGATCGTCTCCTGATGATTAAAGTCGGCGCGCGAGATATCAAAGAGGTGATCCCCTTTGGGTTTGAGCGTTGTTAA
- a CDS encoding energy-coupling factor ABC transporter permease: MNSETITISFALQLISWLFVLSSLGWAIRTLPVGALRAEPRLQHLLFGAMVVLMLTWTFRAGLSQGLSIHFLGITTLVLMFGWDLAVLAGALALVGITIVGIEDWSRLGLNTLTIVIIPATVTLLILRFVERSIPPNFFAYLFLVAFLGGGVTVASSGLSLGVLLGIDGVLSWGTIYHEYVRYLPLISFPEGLINGIIMTAMMVFHPDWIRTFDAKVYIDSQ, from the coding sequence ATGAATAGTGAAACGATAACGATCAGTTTTGCGCTACAACTCATAAGTTGGTTATTTGTCTTATCAAGTTTAGGTTGGGCGATTCGAACATTACCCGTAGGTGCGCTTCGTGCCGAGCCTAGACTACAACACCTGCTTTTCGGCGCCATGGTGGTGTTGATGCTGACCTGGACCTTTCGGGCCGGCCTCTCACAAGGATTGAGTATCCACTTTCTTGGCATAACGACCTTGGTGCTGATGTTTGGCTGGGACTTGGCCGTTCTTGCAGGGGCTCTGGCATTAGTAGGGATTACAATTGTTGGAATTGAGGATTGGTCTAGATTGGGATTGAATACGCTGACCATCGTTATTATTCCCGCTACGGTGACACTCCTCATTCTGCGCTTTGTGGAGCGATCGATTCCGCCAAACTTCTTTGCGTATCTGTTTTTAGTCGCCTTCCTAGGTGGTGGTGTAACTGTTGCGAGTTCCGGTCTAAGTCTAGGTGTTCTGTTGGGGATCGATGGTGTCTTAAGCTGGGGGACGATCTACCATGAGTATGTGCGATATCTCCCGCTGATCAGTTTTCCAGAAGGCCTCATCAACGGCATTATCATGACGGCGATGATGGTGTTTCATCCGGATTGGATTCGCACTTTCGATGCGAAGGTCTATATCGATAGTCAGTAA
- the rimI gene encoding ribosomal protein S18-alanine N-acetyltransferase, which translates to MRVASQQDLATIVALDQDTFPDHWSESQWLTYLNQSNRYIVTLIGDEKPVGYAVFSILFDEAELLRIGVLPQFQGAGIGHRLLQSSINVLHELGTKRLLLEVRQSNIAAIRLYKSLGFSEDGVRKGYYPLLQGSGREDAILMSK; encoded by the coding sequence ATGCGTGTCGCTTCTCAACAAGATCTCGCAACGATTGTTGCCTTAGATCAAGACACCTTTCCTGATCATTGGTCAGAATCGCAATGGCTTACGTATCTAAACCAAAGTAACCGTTATATCGTGACACTAATTGGTGATGAAAAGCCTGTTGGCTATGCGGTTTTTAGCATACTGTTTGATGAAGCTGAACTACTTCGTATAGGTGTTTTACCGCAATTTCAGGGTGCTGGAATCGGACATCGTTTGTTGCAATCAAGTATCAATGTTTTGCATGAACTTGGTACTAAACGCCTGCTGCTTGAAGTGCGGCAGAGTAACATTGCAGCGATTCGTCTCTATAAGAGCCTCGGTTTTAGTGAGGATGGAGTGCGTAAAGGTTACTACCCATTGCTGCAAGGCAGTGGTCGTGAAGATGCGATTCTAATGTCCAAATAG
- the efp gene encoding elongation factor P: MANVSSGQFKTGMKVMIDGDPCNMVEVEFVKPGKGQAFTRVRLRNLLTGRIWERTFKSNESAETADVMDRDMEYLYNDGEMWHFMEPDTFEQHAADQNAVADCAKWLKEGDKVMVTLWNNNPIAVTPPNFVELEVTETDPGLKGDTAQGGTKPATVSTGAVVRVPLFVNTGDVLRIDTRTGEYVSRA; the protein is encoded by the coding sequence ATGGCAAACGTCTCTAGTGGCCAGTTCAAAACTGGTATGAAAGTAATGATCGATGGCGATCCATGTAACATGGTTGAAGTTGAGTTTGTAAAACCGGGCAAAGGTCAGGCTTTTACTCGCGTACGCCTTCGCAACCTTCTAACCGGTCGTATTTGGGAACGTACCTTCAAATCGAACGAATCAGCTGAAACTGCAGATGTTATGGATCGTGATATGGAGTATCTCTACAACGATGGCGAGATGTGGCACTTCATGGAACCGGACACCTTCGAGCAGCACGCAGCAGATCAGAATGCGGTAGCAGACTGTGCTAAGTGGCTGAAAGAGGGTGACAAAGTGATGGTTACTCTTTGGAACAACAACCCGATTGCTGTGACTCCACCAAACTTCGTAGAGCTAGAAGTAACTGAGACGGATCCTGGTCTCAAAGGTGATACGGCACAGGGTGGTACTAAACCTGCGACTGTTAGCACAGGGGCTGTTGTTCGTGTGCCACTCTTTGTTAACACTGGCGATGTATTGCGTATCGATACGCGTACAGGTGAGTATGTAAGCCGCGCTTAA
- a CDS encoding 2-isopropylmalate synthase encodes MSNDRVIIFDTTLRDGEQSPGASMTGEEKLRIARQLERMRVDVIEAGFAIASPGDFEAVKNIADNITESRVCSLARALDADIDRAGEALKNAAQGRIHTFIATSPIHMKYKLQMEPDRVVEQAVHAVKRARNLMDDVEFSLEDASRSELDFMCHIIEKVIDAGARTINIPDTVGYAVPHQFAEVIGQLIQRIPNADKAIFSVHCHNDLGLAVANSLAAVGAGARQVECTINGLGERAGNAALEEIVMALRTRKDVMGVETNINTQQIVAASKLVSSVTGFPVQPNKAIVGANAFAHESGIHQDGVLKHRETYEIMTAEDVGWSTNKMVLGKHSGRAAFKSRMEELGTTFKTDTELNAAFQNFKVLADKKHEIFDEDLVALVSNSRAEAASDRFQLVSMSVTSQTGETPNAQMVMNVAGEEKRAEASGSGPVDAIFKAIESIVNSGSTLLIYSVNAVTEGTDSQGEVTVRLERGGRIVNGLGADTDVIIASAKAYIHALNMLDANSEKAHPQV; translated from the coding sequence ATGAGCAACGATCGCGTAATTATATTTGATACGACCCTTCGTGATGGTGAGCAGAGCCCTGGTGCTTCAATGACCGGCGAAGAGAAGCTGCGTATCGCACGTCAACTCGAGCGTATGCGCGTCGATGTTATTGAAGCTGGTTTTGCGATAGCCAGTCCTGGTGACTTTGAAGCAGTTAAGAATATTGCAGATAACATCACTGAAAGCCGTGTCTGCTCGCTAGCACGTGCCTTGGATGCAGATATTGATCGTGCTGGTGAAGCGCTGAAGAATGCAGCCCAGGGTCGAATTCACACCTTTATTGCAACCTCGCCAATTCACATGAAGTACAAGCTGCAGATGGAGCCTGATCGTGTGGTTGAGCAGGCAGTACATGCTGTTAAACGTGCCCGCAATTTAATGGATGATGTTGAGTTCTCACTTGAGGATGCAAGCCGTTCTGAACTTGATTTTATGTGCCACATTATCGAAAAAGTGATCGATGCTGGTGCTCGCACAATTAACATACCAGACACCGTGGGTTACGCCGTGCCGCATCAATTTGCTGAGGTCATTGGTCAGCTCATTCAACGTATCCCAAATGCGGATAAAGCGATCTTCTCGGTACACTGTCACAACGATTTAGGCCTAGCTGTTGCCAACTCGTTGGCTGCAGTCGGTGCAGGTGCGCGTCAGGTTGAGTGTACGATCAATGGTCTGGGTGAACGTGCCGGTAATGCGGCGCTTGAAGAGATTGTGATGGCGCTTCGTACCCGTAAAGATGTGATGGGTGTTGAGACAAATATTAATACTCAACAGATTGTTGCGGCCTCTAAGTTAGTTTCTAGTGTGACAGGCTTCCCAGTTCAGCCGAACAAAGCCATTGTGGGGGCGAATGCCTTTGCGCATGAGTCTGGCATCCACCAGGATGGTGTACTTAAACACCGTGAGACTTACGAGATCATGACGGCTGAAGATGTTGGCTGGAGCACCAATAAAATGGTCCTTGGCAAGCACTCAGGTCGTGCTGCTTTTAAGTCACGCATGGAAGAGCTAGGTACAACCTTCAAAACGGATACTGAGCTAAATGCCGCGTTCCAAAACTTCAAAGTGTTGGCGGATAAGAAGCACGAGATCTTTGATGAAGATCTGGTTGCGCTTGTGAGCAATAGCCGAGCTGAAGCTGCAAGTGATCGCTTCCAGTTGGTTAGCATGTCGGTAACTTCGCAGACTGGTGAGACGCCAAATGCGCAGATGGTGATGAACGTCGCTGGCGAAGAGAAGCGTGCGGAAGCAAGTGGCAGTGGCCCTGTTGATGCCATCTTCAAAGCGATTGAGTCTATCGTGAATTCAGGTTCGACGCTGCTGATCTACTCTGTGAATGCAGTGACGGAGGGGACAGATTCACAAGGCGAGGTTACAGTGAGGCTAGAGCGTGGCGGTCGAATCGTCAATGGTCTGGGTGCTGATACCGATGTCATCATTGCGTCTGCCAAGGCCTACATCCACGCGCTGAATATGTTGGATGCAAACTCTGAAAAAGCGCATCCGCAGGTTTAA